Part of the Arthrobacter sp. MMS18-M83 genome is shown below.
ATCATCCTTCTGCTCGTCGGCGGATTCTCGCAGGCCGTCAGCTGGCTCCTCTGGGTCGGCGTGATCCTCCTGATCGTCGCGGCCATCGGCTGGCTCCTCAGCTTTATGTCCGGCCGCAGGTCTCGCGCCTAGCCAACGACAGCTGGCCCCACAGTGGCCTGCCTTCCGCCACTGGGCGAGAAGGCGAGAAGAAGTAAACCATTACCACCAAAGGAGTACGTCCATGGGTGCAGATGACAAGATCCAGAACGCCGGGGAGAAGCTTGCGGGCAAATCCAAGGAAACCGCCGGAAAACTGACGGGTAACGAGAGGCTCGAAGCCGAAGGCAAGACGGATCAAGCCAAGAGCGACCTGAAGGCAGCCGGCGAAAAGGTAAAGGACGCTTTCAAGAAGGACTAGTCCACTCGAAGTGCGGCTCCTGCCATGGGCGGGAGCCGCATTTCCCGGTCCAAGGGGTTAGGTCAATGCCGACTATCTCTGACCCGATTGTCCCCGCCGGCGCACCGCGTCCCCGGGCTGAACGAATCTGGTGCGGCACTTGCGGCACCAATGAGCACGTGATTCTTGATTCCATAGAGCCCCTCAAACCGCCGATGGCAGAGCTCGTGGATATCGCCTACATTTGCGCAGAATGCGACACTGCTTATGCCCATTCGGCTACATTCCAGGACGTCGCGGCGATCCTGAACCAGCGTGGAACGGTATCGGATGTGCTCCAATTCGGCGGCGAATACATCCATTGCGGCGAACCCATGAAAATTTCGGGAACCGGATTCCACAGCGTGTATGCGCCGATGTCCACTGAGGACCCCGCGATAGATCTTCTCGACGTGTACCTGGCGACAAAGGTGTTGCAATGCCGCTGCGGGTTCCGGATGGAACTCGCCTCATAGCCGGGACCTCGACCGAAGGAGAAACCCATGCCGAGCAAAAAGAATCCCAGCCTCAAAGATCCGGAACTCTTCGAAACCCTCCGCAAGGATGGCGCCTCCAAGGAAAAGGCCGCCAGGATCTCGAATGCCGCTGCCAAGGTGGGCCGCAAGGAAATCGGCCGGCGCGGCGGCACCTCGGGCGACTATGAGGACTGGACAGTGCCCCAACTCAAGTCCCGAGCCAAGGAACTGGGCCTCACAGGCTACTCAAGCAAGAAGAAAGCCGAACTCATCTCGGCCCTGCGAAACCACTAAGCCATCCACCGGACATGCTCTCCGCCCTGGCCCAGGAATGGACATATTCGCATTATGTCCACTCCTCGGTTTGCACGAGGGACATGTCGAGTGTCCCGGGAGGGCCACGAGGGACATGTCCAGTGTTCCAGGGAGGGCCCGGCCGGACATGCTCTCGCTGAAGCGCACGACGGCGGCGCGTCAGGCTTTCTTGACCCGCGCCCTGGGCTTGCTGGCCGCTTTGGCCGTCCCGGCGTCGTCGGACTCCTCGCTTGCGGTGGACGCTTTGCCGCGCTTCTTCTCGAGGCTCCGTTTGAGGGCCTCCATGAGGTCGATGACCTCGCCGCCCTCGCCTTCGCTTGCTGTCACGCCGAACGTCTCCTCGGTGTCGATGGAGTCGCCCTTTTCGAACTTGGCCGCGATGAGCTGGCGCAATTGCACTTGGTAATTGTCGGTGTATTGCTCGGGCTCGAAGTCGCGCGCCATGGAGTCCACCAAGGCCGAGGACATCTCCAGCTCCTTGTCCGAGATCTTGACGTCGGTCTCCAGCGACGGGAAGTTGGCTTCACGTATCTCGTCGTCCCAGAGCAGGGATTGCAGCATCAAGACGTCCCCACGTACGCGCAGGGCCCCCAGCCTGGTCTTCTGCCGGAGGGCGTACTGCACAATGGCCACGCGCTCGGTGTCCTGGAGGGTGCGCAAAAGCAGCATGTAGGCCTTGGGCGATTTGGAATCCGGCTCCAGATAGTAGGGCCGCTCGTACATGATGGGATCCAGCTGCTCGGCCGGGACGAACTCCACTACCTCGATTTCGCGGCTGTTCTCCGCGGGCAGGGACTTCAAATCCGCGGAGGACAGCACCACCGTGCGGCCTTCCTCTTCGTAGGCCTTGTCGATATCCTCGTAATCCACAACAGAGGCGCAGATTTCGCACTTCCGTTGGTAACGGATGCGGCCTCCGTCTTTGTTGTGGACCTGGTGAAGACTGACATCGTGGTCCTCGGTGGCGCTGTAGAGCTTGACGGGCACGTTGACCAGCCCGAACGCGATAGAACCCTTCCATATGGCCCTCATGCACTAAGTGAACATCACAACTCGGCGGAGGTGAAGAGGTGGCAACCAGCCAAAAGGAGCGCGTCAACGTTGAAGGCCATGAACTGACGCTCACCAACCTGGGCAAAATCATCTACCCGGAGACTGGCACCACCAAGGCCGAAGTGCTCGAGTACTACGCAGCCGTGGCACCGTTCCTGATCCCCGCCGCAGCCAACCGGCCCGCCACGCGCAAGCGTTGGGTTCACGGCGTAGGGACCACGGAGGACCCCGGGCAGATGTTCTTCCAGAAGAACCTGGACGATTCCACCCCGTCCTGGGTTCCGCGCGTCACCATCCAGCACCGAGACCACAGCAACGTTTACCCCTTGGTCAACAACCTCGCCACACTGACCTGGCTGGCCCAGATAGCCGCCTTGGAGATCCACGTGCCGCAATGGCAGGTGGACGCCGACGGAACCATGTTGCCGCCGGACCGCCTGGTCCTTGACCTCGACCCCGGCCCGGGCACAGGCCTCGCCGAATGCGTTGAAGTCGCCAAGCTGGCGCGCAGCATCCTGCAGGACATCGGGCTTGATCCGGTCCCTGTGACGAGCGGCAGCAAAGGGATCCACCTCTACGCCGGGCTGGATGGCACGCGCAAATGGGAGCAGGTTTCAGCGTTCGCACACGAATTGGCGCGATCGCTCGAGGCGGACCATCCTGACCTGGTGGTCAGCGATATGAAGAAGACCCTGCGCAACGGCAAGGTCCTGGTGGACTGGAGCCAGAACAGCGGAAACAAGACCACAATCGTCCCGTACTCCCTTCGCGGACGCGCACACCCCATGGTGGCCGCACCGAGGACATGGCGGGAACTCACCTCACCAAAGCTTGAACATCTGGACTTCACAGCTGTCATGAAGCGCGTCAAAGAGGGGAAGGATCCCTTCGCCGCGGTGGCGGCCTGGCGCTCAGGGCACTCGCCCGTGCATGCGAACGGTGGACCCAGGAACAAGAACGACGACGACGGCTCCCCCGGCGCGGCCCGCGCCAGTACCGCGGTCGCGGGTACCGCCGGCGCCAGAACCGCGACCGGAGGCACCGCCGTCGGAGGCACCGCTGTGAACCCGCGGTTGGCCAGCTACGTGGACAAGCGTGATCCGCAGCGGACACCGGAACCGTTTCCCGCCGTCGAACACCAACCGGGGCGGCGCCCACTCCAGGCCGACGCGGAACCCAACCCGCCCGGCGGAATCTTCGTCATCCAGGAACACCACGCCCGCCGCTTCCACTTGGATTTCCGGCTGGAACACAACGGCGTCCTGGCGTCGTGGGCCTTGCCACGTGGCGTGCCGGACACTCCGGCCAAGAACCACCTCGCGGTGCGCACGGAAGACCACCCGATGGAGTATGCGCAATTCGCGGGCATCATTCCAAAGGGCGAATACGGTGCCGGGACGGTCAGCATC
Proteins encoded:
- a CDS encoding DUF7218 family protein translates to MPSKKNPSLKDPELFETLRKDGASKEKAARISNAAAKVGRKEIGRRGGTSGDYEDWTVPQLKSRAKELGLTGYSSKKKAELISALRNH
- a CDS encoding CsbD family protein → MGADDKIQNAGEKLAGKSKETAGKLTGNERLEAEGKTDQAKSDLKAAGEKVKDAFKKD
- the ku gene encoding non-homologous end joining protein Ku, whose protein sequence is MRAIWKGSIAFGLVNVPVKLYSATEDHDVSLHQVHNKDGGRIRYQRKCEICASVVDYEDIDKAYEEEGRTVVLSSADLKSLPAENSREIEVVEFVPAEQLDPIMYERPYYLEPDSKSPKAYMLLLRTLQDTERVAIVQYALRQKTRLGALRVRGDVLMLQSLLWDDEIREANFPSLETDVKISDKELEMSSALVDSMARDFEPEQYTDNYQVQLRQLIAAKFEKGDSIDTEETFGVTASEGEGGEVIDLMEALKRSLEKKRGKASTASEESDDAGTAKAASKPRARVKKA